Proteins from a single region of Phycisphaeraceae bacterium D3-23:
- the aroA gene encoding 3-phosphoshikimate 1-carboxyvinyltransferase has product MTDPRQIQPAKAFNLTLAPPGSKSLTNRALLLAALADGESKLSGVLLADDTKRMIEALEQLGFKLDIDEAAHSVTVHGQGGKIPAKKADLNLGNAGTAMRFLTGALVLGKGTYTLDGIPRMRERPIGELVDPLRELGVSIDYLGEAGYPPLKINATGEFAGGMVRLEPTLSSQFISALLITGPCSERGVTIAFEGAITSLPYIKMSLKLMEHFGADSAWGGPGGRAVRVQPGGYRAKPYTIEPDASNASYFLAAAAVVPGSSCTISNLGSESVQGDAEFCDVLGLMGCEVTQRTTSTTVAAPKRGQLNGIDIRLHRMPDMAQTLAVIALFADGPTTIRKVGNLRVKETDRLAALDTELTKLGAEVQVKGDTIRIHPPPGNDLNAAAVDTYDDHRMAMSFAVAGLASMPGSEITINDPGCVNKTYPGFWDDLQKLHDSALEPAQ; this is encoded by the coding sequence GTGACCGACCCCCGCCAAATCCAGCCCGCCAAGGCGTTCAACCTCACGCTCGCCCCGCCGGGGTCCAAGAGTCTGACCAACCGCGCGCTGCTGCTCGCCGCGCTCGCCGATGGCGAATCCAAACTGTCGGGCGTCCTCCTCGCCGACGACACGAAGCGCATGATCGAGGCGCTTGAGCAGCTCGGCTTCAAGCTCGACATCGACGAGGCCGCGCACAGCGTCACCGTCCACGGCCAGGGCGGCAAGATCCCCGCGAAGAAAGCCGACCTCAACCTCGGCAACGCGGGCACCGCCATGCGCTTCCTCACCGGCGCGCTCGTGCTGGGCAAGGGCACCTACACGCTCGACGGCATCCCCCGCATGCGCGAACGCCCCATCGGCGAGCTCGTCGACCCGCTGCGCGAGCTGGGCGTCTCCATCGACTACCTCGGCGAGGCCGGCTACCCGCCGCTCAAGATCAACGCGACGGGCGAGTTCGCCGGCGGCATGGTCCGGCTCGAGCCCACGCTCAGCTCGCAGTTCATCTCCGCCCTCCTCATCACCGGGCCTTGCAGCGAGCGCGGCGTCACCATCGCCTTCGAAGGTGCGATCACCTCGCTGCCTTACATCAAGATGTCGCTCAAGCTCATGGAGCACTTCGGCGCCGACAGCGCCTGGGGCGGGCCCGGCGGCCGCGCCGTCCGCGTCCAGCCCGGCGGCTACCGCGCCAAGCCCTACACCATCGAGCCCGACGCGAGCAACGCCTCCTACTTCCTCGCCGCCGCCGCCGTCGTGCCCGGCTCATCCTGCACCATCAGCAACCTCGGCAGCGAATCTGTCCAGGGCGACGCCGAGTTCTGCGACGTGCTCGGTCTCATGGGCTGCGAAGTCACGCAGCGCACCACCAGCACCACCGTCGCCGCGCCCAAGCGCGGACAGCTCAACGGCATCGACATCCGCCTGCACCGCATGCCCGACATGGCACAGACCCTCGCCGTCATCGCCCTCTTCGCCGACGGCCCGACCACCATCCGCAAGGTCGGCAATCTCCGCGTCAAGGAGACCGACCGCCTGGCCGCGCTGGACACCGAACTCACCAAGCTCGGCGCCGAGGTCCAGGTCAAGGGCGACACGATCCGCATCCACCCGCCGCCGGGTAATGACCTCAACGCCGCGGCCGTCGATACCTACGACGACCACCGCATGGCGATGTCGTTCGCCGTCGCGGGGCTCGCCTCCATGCCCGGCAGCGAGATCACCATCAACGACCCTGGCTGCGTCAACAAGACCTACCCCGGCTTCTGGGACGACCTGCAGAAGCTGCACGACTCGGCGCTCGAACCCGCACAATAA
- a CDS encoding 3-dehydroquinate synthase has translation MSDPPPQDAMHQQPTISLDWRHRVSFTRRAFDPGNTTLADALNADADAPGRLLIAVDQGVVEAQPHLQRDLERYLDHHRAAGRILPKPVGFRAVPPGEPCKNDLSNLETFLGEIDKARLCRHSFILVLGGGAVLDMVGFAAAIAHRGVRLVRMPTTTLAQCDSGVGVKNSVNMFGKKNFLGSFAVPWAVVNDLSLLETLDDREWRSGLSEAVKVALLKDAGLYRLIASHAGQLAKRDVPFADGVLQRSAWLHLDHIAHGGDPFEATTARPLDFGHWSAHKLEQITHYEIKHGEAVALGLALDITYCELKGMLDEAAAQGIRDTLSTLGFDLYHPAMDDADALLAGLEEFREHLGGRLTITLIEGIGRPVDVHTIDRPVMAAALGRLREQYAGITNAV, from the coding sequence ATGAGTGACCCGCCCCCGCAAGACGCGATGCACCAGCAGCCCACCATCTCGCTCGACTGGCGCCACCGCGTCAGCTTTACGCGCCGCGCCTTCGACCCCGGCAACACAACCCTCGCCGACGCGCTCAACGCCGATGCCGACGCGCCGGGCCGACTGCTCATCGCCGTCGACCAGGGCGTCGTCGAGGCCCAGCCCCACCTGCAACGCGACCTCGAACGCTACCTCGACCACCACCGCGCCGCCGGCCGCATCCTCCCCAAGCCCGTCGGCTTCCGCGCCGTCCCGCCCGGCGAGCCCTGCAAAAACGACCTCTCCAACCTCGAAACCTTCCTCGGCGAAATCGACAAAGCACGGCTCTGCCGACACTCCTTCATCCTCGTCCTCGGCGGCGGCGCGGTCCTCGATATGGTCGGCTTCGCCGCCGCGATCGCCCACCGCGGCGTCCGCCTCGTCCGCATGCCGACGACCACGCTCGCCCAGTGCGACTCGGGCGTCGGCGTCAAGAACAGCGTCAACATGTTCGGCAAGAAAAACTTCCTGGGCAGCTTCGCCGTGCCCTGGGCCGTCGTCAACGACCTGTCCCTGCTCGAAACCCTCGACGACCGCGAGTGGCGCAGCGGGCTGAGCGAAGCCGTCAAGGTCGCGCTGCTCAAAGACGCCGGGCTCTATCGGCTCATCGCGTCCCACGCCGGCCAACTCGCCAAACGCGACGTCCCCTTCGCCGACGGCGTGCTCCAACGCTCCGCCTGGCTGCACCTCGACCACATCGCCCACGGCGGCGACCCCTTCGAAGCCACCACCGCCCGCCCGCTCGACTTCGGCCACTGGTCCGCCCACAAACTCGAACAGATCACCCACTACGAAATCAAGCACGGCGAAGCCGTCGCCCTCGGCCTCGCGCTCGACATCACCTACTGCGAACTCAAGGGCATGCTCGACGAAGCCGCTGCCCAAGGCATCCGCGACACGCTGAGCACCCTCGGCTTCGACCTCTACCACCCCGCGATGGACGACGCCGACGCCCTGCTCGCCGGCCTCGAAGAGTTCCGCGAACACCTCGGCGGCCGACTCACCATCACGCTCATCGAAGGCATCGGCCGACCCGTCGATGTCCACACCATCGACCGCCCCGTCATGGCCGCCGCGCTGGGCCGATTGCGCGAGCAGTACGCGGGCATCACCAACGCTGTTTAG
- the rpsD gene encoding 30S ribosomal protein S4 — MANYTGPKVKLSRRVGVPIADIPKHTGKRQLNPPGMHGFRGRRLRDYGVRLNEKQKLRFHYNVMEKQFRRYVAEAGRKPGNTGTVILRLLEQRLDNVIRRLGWARTIWQARQMVAHGHIKINGKKVDRPSYQVAINDEITLKKDNGSKLVRENMESLPGHEVPGWLEYNPSTLAAKVVATPTPDQVPFDVNMNLIVEFYR; from the coding sequence ATGGCCAACTACACCGGCCCCAAAGTCAAGCTCTCCCGCCGCGTCGGCGTCCCCATCGCCGACATCCCCAAGCACACCGGCAAACGCCAGCTCAACCCCCCGGGCATGCACGGCTTCCGCGGCCGACGACTCCGCGACTACGGTGTACGCCTCAACGAAAAACAGAAGCTCCGCTTCCATTACAACGTGATGGAAAAGCAGTTCCGCCGCTACGTCGCAGAGGCCGGCCGCAAGCCCGGCAACACCGGCACCGTCATCCTCCGACTCCTCGAGCAGCGCCTCGACAACGTCATCCGACGCCTCGGCTGGGCCCGCACGATCTGGCAGGCACGCCAGATGGTCGCCCACGGCCACATCAAGATCAACGGCAAGAAGGTCGACCGACCCTCCTACCAGGTCGCGATCAACGACGAGATCACCCTCAAGAAAGACAACGGCTCCAAGCTCGTCCGCGAGAACATGGAGTCCCTCCCGGGCCACGAAGTCCCCGGCTGGCTCGAGTACAACCCCTCGACCCTCGCCGCCAAAGTCGTCGCCACCCCGACCCCCGACCAGGTCCCCTTCGACGTCAACATGAACCTGATCGTCGAATTCTACCGCTAG
- a CDS encoding beta-galactosidase: MPHVTFDSQSFSIDAKRTWLVSGAVHYARTPRGLWADRLRAARQAGLNCIETYVFWNYHETEPGQFDFTGERDLKAFIEEVGRQGMWCILRPGPYVCSEWDFGGLPAYLHRAAHKAGQPLRIRQQDPAFLEAMNRYLRAVMGQVVDLQATAPRQTEPAPRLPDAPANGYAGQSGGPILMVQAENEWLSHHPDQQTGYLNRIARALRQHGCKVPINNCNNLWQPIEGTIDTWNGSRDLPAMMRQVATLQPDAPRLVTEYWDGWFDAWGSDHRDSVDADLHSYRMAGITGVGAQMNLYMFHGGTNFGFFGGRTVESESCYMTTSYDYDAPLNEAGGRGNKYQATKRHCMFANQFGYVLAHLDRQQHVGVAPGEESHALSVLHQHGGQGGLITVLKAKNDRTAQTDLLLPNGLTLPVPLKGLRAAWLLLDTPLAGNATLDFTSLSPWAMVDGRLLVLFGPAGSSGVFSIDGQHFVVEVPKGKRPTVVEAGEISVAILNTDQVDAAYIAPVGLVVGADGIDEDGHPIPLPGWATQTTIAFDGTTTRKRTTTSPAPDAPKLAGWETLPLNDYLDGTVETYRHISGPTTHEQLGQDFGYGWYRLKFAAPATGKTMLPVGGDRVHLYDDGKLAALHGNGPGAEPGPFTLKAKGQLVALTDNLGRFNFGQRLGKDVKGIGSHLYTVKPIKLGKPDIVKQPAGDPFAVEGYASHRRSADTPMAEALVWSYKPTSRRPVVLEIDGLPNDAVLTVNDAPTHYYAARHSAFFLRVLLDPADDGPFTGGANEIKLALTRPLDDEAEPTKQVRAYQTETRLTNAGKPTKSGDTGWAFAHWVEPAADDAGWKKLPKSTPSQPAWFRCVFSVDDTRVPLWLEPTGLTKGQLYLNGHNLGRYWQQTRESSPVGPQDRYYLPEPWLNTDAPNTLTLFDEHGRAPRKCQLVYNANGPYREV; encoded by the coding sequence ATGCCGCATGTGACTTTTGACAGCCAGAGCTTCTCGATCGACGCCAAGCGGACCTGGCTGGTCAGCGGCGCGGTGCACTACGCCCGGACCCCGCGCGGGCTCTGGGCCGACCGCCTGCGGGCCGCCCGCCAGGCGGGGCTCAACTGTATCGAGACCTACGTCTTCTGGAACTATCACGAAACCGAGCCCGGCCAATTCGACTTCACCGGCGAGCGCGACCTCAAGGCGTTCATCGAGGAGGTCGGCCGACAGGGCATGTGGTGCATCCTCCGGCCCGGGCCCTACGTGTGCAGCGAATGGGACTTCGGCGGGCTGCCGGCGTACCTGCACCGCGCGGCGCACAAGGCGGGCCAGCCGCTCCGCATCCGCCAGCAGGACCCCGCCTTCCTGGAAGCGATGAACCGCTACCTCCGCGCGGTCATGGGGCAGGTCGTCGACCTCCAGGCCACCGCCCCCCGCCAAACGGAGCCGGCCCCGCGCCTGCCCGACGCCCCGGCCAACGGCTACGCCGGCCAATCCGGCGGACCGATCCTCATGGTCCAGGCCGAGAACGAATGGCTCAGCCACCACCCCGACCAACAGACGGGCTACCTGAACCGGATCGCCAGGGCGCTGCGCCAGCACGGCTGCAAAGTCCCGATCAACAACTGCAACAACCTCTGGCAGCCCATCGAGGGCACGATCGATACCTGGAACGGCTCGCGCGACCTGCCGGCGATGATGCGCCAGGTCGCGACACTTCAGCCCGACGCGCCGCGCCTCGTGACCGAGTACTGGGACGGCTGGTTCGATGCGTGGGGAAGTGACCACCGCGACAGCGTCGACGCCGACCTGCACAGCTACCGCATGGCAGGCATCACCGGCGTCGGCGCGCAGATGAACCTCTACATGTTTCATGGCGGGACAAACTTCGGCTTCTTCGGCGGCCGAACCGTCGAATCCGAATCGTGCTACATGACGACATCGTACGACTACGACGCCCCGCTGAACGAAGCCGGCGGACGCGGTAATAAGTACCAGGCCACCAAACGCCACTGCATGTTCGCCAACCAGTTCGGATACGTCCTCGCGCACCTCGACCGCCAACAACACGTCGGCGTCGCGCCCGGCGAAGAAAGCCACGCGCTGTCCGTGCTGCACCAGCACGGCGGGCAGGGCGGCCTCATCACCGTGCTCAAAGCCAAGAACGACCGCACCGCTCAGACCGACCTGCTGCTGCCCAACGGGCTGACGCTGCCCGTCCCGCTCAAGGGGCTCCGCGCCGCCTGGCTGCTGCTCGACACCCCGCTGGCCGGCAACGCGACCCTCGACTTCACCAGTCTCAGCCCGTGGGCGATGGTCGACGGCCGACTGCTCGTGCTCTTTGGCCCCGCGGGCAGCAGCGGCGTGTTCTCCATCGACGGCCAGCACTTCGTTGTCGAAGTCCCCAAGGGCAAGCGGCCCACCGTGGTCGAAGCCGGCGAGATCAGCGTCGCCATCCTCAATACCGACCAAGTCGACGCGGCCTACATCGCGCCCGTGGGGCTCGTCGTCGGCGCGGACGGCATCGACGAAGACGGCCACCCGATCCCGCTGCCCGGCTGGGCGACGCAGACCACGATCGCCTTCGACGGCACCACGACGCGTAAACGCACGACGACGAGCCCCGCGCCCGACGCCCCTAAGCTCGCTGGCTGGGAAACGCTGCCACTCAACGACTACCTCGACGGCACCGTCGAGACCTACCGCCACATCTCCGGCCCCACGACGCACGAACAACTTGGCCAGGACTTCGGCTACGGCTGGTACCGGCTCAAGTTCGCCGCGCCCGCCACGGGCAAAACGATGCTCCCCGTCGGCGGCGACCGGGTACACCTCTACGACGACGGCAAACTCGCCGCGCTCCACGGCAACGGGCCCGGCGCCGAGCCAGGCCCCTTCACCCTCAAAGCCAAGGGCCAGCTCGTCGCGCTCACCGACAACCTCGGCCGATTCAACTTCGGCCAGCGCCTGGGCAAAGACGTCAAGGGCATCGGCTCGCACCTCTACACCGTCAAACCCATCAAGCTCGGCAAGCCCGACATCGTCAAGCAGCCCGCGGGCGACCCCTTCGCCGTCGAGGGCTACGCCAGCCACCGACGATCCGCCGACACGCCGATGGCCGAAGCGCTCGTCTGGTCCTACAAGCCCACGTCGCGCCGGCCCGTCGTGCTCGAAATCGACGGGCTGCCCAACGACGCCGTCCTCACGGTCAACGATGCGCCGACGCACTACTACGCCGCGCGACACAGCGCGTTCTTCCTCCGCGTCCTGCTCGACCCGGCCGACGACGGGCCCTTTACCGGCGGGGCCAACGAGATCAAGCTCGCGCTCACCCGCCCGCTCGACGACGAAGCAGAACCAACGAAACAAGTCCGCGCGTACCAGACCGAAACGCGCCTCACGAACGCAGGCAAACCCACCAAGTCCGGCGACACCGGCTGGGCCTTCGCCCACTGGGTCGAGCCCGCGGCCGACGACGCCGGCTGGAAGAAGCTGCCCAAATCCACACCCAGCCAGCCCGCGTGGTTCCGCTGCGTCTTCAGCGTCGACGACACCCGCGTCCCGCTCTGGCTCGAACCCACCGGCCTGACCAAGGGCCAGCTCTACCTCAACGGCCACAACCTCGGCCGCTACTGGCAACAGACCCGCGAGTCCAGCCCCGTCGGCCCACAAGACCGCTACTACCTCCCCGAGCCCTGGCTCAACACCGACGCCCCCAACACCCTGACCCTCTTCGACGAACACGGCCGAGCGCCGCGCAAGTGCCAACTCGTCTACAACGCGAACGGGCCGTACAGGGAAGTTTGA
- a CDS encoding TatD family hydrolase, whose protein sequence is MRYIDPHIHMVSRTTDDYQRMAQAGCVAVTEPAFWAGFDRSSPQGFYDYYVQLTEVEPQRAAQFGIKHHCWICINPKEAEDVGFARDVIALIPQFLDKPGVLGVGEIGLNKNSKNELEILEAQIDLAAKHNQLVLVHTPHLEDKLKGTLLIMDAIANDGRIPPERVLIDHVEEHTVGHVLAKGYWAGMTLYPETKMTPQRAADVIECYGQERLWINSAGDWGCSDPLAVPKCQQEMRLRGHKPETIERISYDNPLQFLSQSERFSIE, encoded by the coding sequence ATGCGCTACATCGACCCGCACATCCACATGGTCAGCCGGACCACCGACGACTACCAGCGCATGGCCCAGGCCGGCTGCGTCGCCGTCACCGAGCCCGCCTTCTGGGCCGGGTTCGACCGCTCCTCCCCGCAGGGCTTCTACGACTACTACGTCCAACTCACCGAAGTCGAACCCCAGCGCGCCGCGCAGTTCGGCATCAAGCACCACTGCTGGATCTGCATCAACCCCAAAGAAGCCGAGGACGTCGGCTTCGCACGCGATGTGATCGCGCTCATCCCCCAGTTCCTCGACAAGCCCGGCGTCCTCGGCGTCGGCGAGATCGGGCTCAACAAGAACTCGAAGAACGAACTGGAAATCCTCGAGGCCCAGATCGACCTCGCCGCGAAACACAACCAGCTCGTCCTTGTCCACACGCCGCATCTTGAGGACAAGCTCAAGGGCACGCTGCTCATCATGGACGCCATCGCCAACGACGGCCGCATCCCCCCGGAACGTGTGCTGATCGACCACGTCGAAGAACACACCGTCGGGCACGTTTTAGCCAAGGGCTACTGGGCGGGCATGACGCTCTACCCCGAAACAAAGATGACCCCGCAGCGCGCCGCGGATGTAATCGAGTGCTACGGCCAGGAACGCCTCTGGATCAACTCCGCCGGCGACTGGGGCTGCTCCGACCCCCTCGCTGTCCCCAAGTGCCAGCAGGAGATGCGCCTCCGCGGGCACAAGCCCGAGACGATCGAACGCATCAGCTACGACAACCCGCTGCAATTCTTGTCGCAGTCGGAGCGGTTTTCGATCGAGTAG
- the hisI gene encoding phosphoribosyl-AMP cyclohydrolase, which produces MSNPFPERPTDKKLLEEGDRFSPKFDEHGLIPCITTHADTGEVLMFAYMNALSLKKTIETGLVHYWSRSRGKLWLKGESSGMSQHIVQLLTDCDQDALVARVTIGKSTSGGVQASCHVGYPNCFYRAVPTGVGDGAELPKLETVAEKVYDPDEVYGDQNQT; this is translated from the coding sequence ATGAGTAATCCCTTCCCCGAACGCCCAACCGACAAGAAGCTTCTCGAAGAAGGCGATCGCTTCAGCCCCAAGTTCGACGAGCACGGCCTCATCCCCTGCATCACCACTCATGCCGACACGGGCGAGGTGCTGATGTTCGCCTACATGAACGCGCTGTCGCTGAAGAAAACCATCGAGACCGGCCTGGTCCACTACTGGTCCCGCAGCCGCGGCAAGCTCTGGCTCAAAGGCGAGTCCTCGGGCATGAGCCAGCACATCGTCCAACTCCTCACCGACTGCGACCAGGACGCCCTGGTGGCCCGCGTCACGATAGGAAAATCTACTTCCGGGGGCGTCCAGGCAAGCTGCCATGTCGGCTACCCCAACTGCTTCTACCGAGCGGTGCCGACGGGTGTCGGTGACGGGGCGGAACTACCAAAGCTCGAAACCGTCGCGGAGAAGGTGTACGACCCGGATGAGGTGTATGGGGATCAGAATCAAACATGA
- a CDS encoding co-chaperone GroES: MTEPAPKTRKPVLETVEPVGARVLIRKDEDKKTTKSGIHLPDKIEIPTLTGRVVAVSAEIEHDEDYPIKQYDRVLFSPKEAIPVDFEGDNRLFVVPIENIVAVFRKAK, from the coding sequence ATGACCGAGCCCGCCCCGAAAACCCGTAAGCCCGTGCTGGAGACCGTCGAGCCCGTCGGCGCGCGCGTCCTCATCCGCAAGGACGAGGACAAAAAGACCACCAAGTCCGGCATCCACCTCCCCGACAAGATCGAGATCCCGACACTGACCGGCCGGGTCGTCGCGGTCTCGGCAGAGATCGAGCACGACGAGGACTACCCGATCAAGCAGTACGACCGCGTCCTGTTCTCGCCCAAAGAAGCGATCCCCGTGGACTTCGAGGGCGACAACCGCCTCTTCGTCGTGCCCATCGAAAACATCGTCGCCGTCTTCCGCAAAGCGAAGTAA
- a CDS encoding TolC family protein → MPRTTLRSVIWLALTPVVGSQLAGCYGSLAQLDQEAAQMIAHRQTLVLGEHGRVDASVTPADTDWLDDRYLYADNPPTQNPAAADLTARPMDLENDEPIDHGHPADRGEAAALTLDLPGLLAFAIESAPDYRAEKEDLFLATLALIIERHAWGPRFFNTVSADLSGTPESGDFDTALDLVNDFTVSQRLPYGGTASVQALVNYTTLLQQASTNSGPDETQDAAINASINLPLLRGSGQVAHEGIIQAERDLVYGARDFERFRREFFVDIANTYFDLMRQQTGILNQELQLEGLKALSQRLNAEVDRGRTPQFEADDAEAQVLFGESNLIRAQDNYQTALDRLKIRIGMPTTQTLVIARSQIEIPVPALQEANAVANALGNRLDLQTTRDRITDSRRSTRIARNELMGDLELTARLNLRTDSDDDTAGLDFELEDSGYAVGLAYEVPLDRKIELAQYRRSLVQLERAQRNYRVDRDRVALDVRDAIREIDRSRITVQIQERNIELAERRLEGIRIRVQREPIAPRRLIEAEEDLLDARNRRDEAVADLQAAVLQYLLVTGQMRVGPDGSWLAPGELLPEEPIEGPAADDADDPADPPAAEPADVDPDAGE, encoded by the coding sequence ATGCCACGTACGACCCTACGATCCGTCATATGGCTCGCGCTCACGCCCGTGGTCGGCTCCCAGCTGGCAGGGTGCTATGGCTCGCTCGCGCAGCTCGACCAGGAGGCGGCTCAGATGATCGCCCACCGCCAGACGCTAGTCCTGGGTGAGCACGGCCGGGTCGACGCCTCGGTCACCCCGGCCGACACCGACTGGCTCGACGACCGCTACCTGTACGCCGACAACCCGCCGACGCAGAACCCCGCCGCCGCCGACCTTACCGCCCGGCCCATGGACCTTGAAAACGACGAGCCCATCGACCACGGCCACCCGGCCGACCGAGGCGAGGCCGCCGCGCTGACCCTCGACCTGCCCGGGCTGCTCGCCTTCGCCATCGAATCCGCCCCCGACTACCGCGCGGAAAAAGAAGACCTCTTCCTCGCCACCCTCGCGCTCATCATCGAGCGACACGCCTGGGGCCCACGATTCTTCAACACCGTCTCCGCCGACCTCTCGGGCACCCCCGAGTCCGGCGACTTTGACACCGCGCTGGACCTGGTTAATGACTTCACCGTCAGCCAGCGCCTGCCCTACGGCGGCACGGCCTCGGTCCAGGCGCTGGTCAACTACACGACCCTCCTGCAGCAAGCCAGCACGAACAGCGGACCCGACGAGACCCAAGACGCCGCGATCAACGCGTCGATCAACCTCCCGCTCCTGCGCGGGTCAGGCCAGGTCGCGCACGAGGGCATCATCCAGGCCGAGCGCGACCTGGTGTACGGAGCGCGGGACTTCGAGCGTTTCCGCCGCGAGTTCTTCGTCGATATCGCCAACACGTACTTCGACCTGATGCGTCAACAGACCGGCATCCTGAACCAGGAACTCCAGCTCGAAGGGCTCAAGGCCCTGTCGCAGCGGCTCAACGCCGAGGTCGACCGCGGCCGGACCCCGCAGTTCGAGGCCGACGACGCCGAGGCCCAGGTGCTCTTCGGCGAGTCAAACCTCATCCGCGCGCAGGACAACTACCAGACCGCGTTGGACCGGCTCAAGATCCGCATCGGCATGCCCACGACGCAGACACTGGTCATCGCCCGCTCGCAGATCGAGATCCCCGTGCCTGCGCTGCAAGAGGCCAATGCCGTCGCCAACGCGCTGGGCAATCGGCTCGACCTGCAGACCACACGCGACCGCATCACCGACTCCCGACGCAGCACACGCATCGCACGCAACGAGCTCATGGGCGACCTCGAGCTCACCGCCCGGCTCAACCTCCGCACCGACAGCGATGACGATACGGCCGGCCTCGACTTCGAGCTCGAAGACAGCGGCTACGCCGTCGGGCTCGCCTACGAGGTCCCGCTCGACCGCAAGATCGAGTTGGCGCAGTACCGTCGATCGCTCGTACAGCTCGAACGCGCTCAGCGCAACTACCGCGTGGACCGCGACCGCGTCGCACTCGATGTGCGCGACGCGATCCGCGAGATCGACCGATCGCGCATCACCGTGCAGATCCAGGAGCGCAACATCGAGCTGGCCGAGCGCCGGCTCGAAGGCATCCGCATCCGGGTGCAGCGCGAGCCGATCGCGCCGCGACGTTTGATCGAGGCCGAGGAAGACCTGCTCGATGCGCGCAACCGGCGCGACGAGGCCGTCGCCGACCTCCAGGCCGCCGTGCTCCAGTATCTGCTCGTGACCGGGCAGATGCGTGTGGGCCCGGACGGCTCGTGGCTTGCCCCGGGCGAGCTGCTCCCCGAGGAGCCGATCGAAGGCCCGGCAGCGGACGACGCCGATGACCCCGCCGACCCGCCCGCGGCCGAGCCCGCCGATGTTGATCCGGACGCCGGCGAATAG